A DNA window from Paenibacillus sp. HWE-109 contains the following coding sequences:
- a CDS encoding protein adenylyltransferase SelO, with product MTAKNTKTETGWNFDNSYARLPESLYTKINPVPVRSPKLVMFNEPLAASLGLNATLLQNGEGEATLAGNQIPEGALPLAQAYAAHQFGHFNRLGDGRANLLGEQITPEGKRVDIQLKGSGRSPYSRGGDGRAALGPMLREYIISEAMHALGIPTTRSLAVVSTGESIQREIELPGAILTRVAASHLRVGTFQYASTYGTAEDLKALADYTWHRHFPEIADDENRYLHLLEGVIKRQAQLIAKWQLVGFIHGVMNTDNMAISGETIDYGPCAFMDVYDPATVFSSIDVKGRYAYGNQPYIGAWNLARLAETLLPLLHKDEEQALKLAEAAIAGFSEIYHLHWFRGMRAKLGIYHEEQQDEALIKDLLDMMQKYRADYTNTFVALTFDKHEDTAMFSSPEFVLWQESWQARLERQQESRAAAQQLMRSSNPAIIPRNHRVEEALEAAAEHGDISVMEQLLEALSSPYAHTPEQAEYAMPTRSTQPYRTYCGT from the coding sequence ATGACAGCGAAAAATACGAAGACAGAAACAGGATGGAACTTTGACAATAGTTATGCTCGACTGCCGGAATCACTTTATACCAAGATTAATCCAGTTCCTGTTCGTTCACCTAAGCTAGTTATGTTTAATGAACCATTAGCAGCATCTTTGGGCCTAAACGCTACATTGCTGCAAAATGGCGAAGGCGAAGCCACATTAGCCGGCAACCAGATTCCGGAAGGTGCTTTGCCGCTTGCCCAAGCCTATGCAGCGCATCAATTCGGGCATTTCAATCGGTTGGGAGATGGCAGGGCTAATCTGCTTGGCGAACAAATCACGCCTGAAGGCAAGCGGGTTGATATTCAGCTCAAAGGGTCAGGCAGATCACCTTACTCCCGCGGGGGAGACGGGCGAGCGGCGCTAGGACCGATGCTGCGCGAATACATCATCAGCGAAGCCATGCACGCGCTGGGTATTCCGACAACCCGCAGTCTTGCGGTGGTTTCGACGGGGGAATCCATACAACGCGAAATAGAGCTGCCCGGCGCGATTCTTACCCGTGTGGCGGCCAGTCATCTGCGCGTCGGTACCTTTCAATATGCATCCACATATGGCACTGCTGAGGATCTCAAGGCGCTGGCTGACTACACGTGGCATAGACATTTTCCGGAAATTGCGGACGATGAGAACCGCTATCTTCATCTTCTTGAGGGAGTGATCAAGCGACAGGCCCAGCTCATTGCCAAGTGGCAGCTCGTTGGTTTCATTCACGGGGTGATGAACACGGATAATATGGCGATTAGTGGAGAGACCATCGATTACGGTCCTTGCGCCTTCATGGATGTGTATGATCCGGCAACGGTGTTCAGCTCCATCGATGTGAAAGGCCGCTATGCCTATGGCAATCAGCCCTATATTGGGGCGTGGAATCTTGCCAGATTGGCGGAAACTTTATTGCCGCTGCTGCATAAGGACGAGGAGCAGGCGCTCAAATTAGCTGAAGCTGCGATTGCAGGTTTCTCAGAGATTTATCATCTTCATTGGTTCAGAGGCATGAGGGCCAAACTGGGAATTTATCATGAGGAACAGCAGGATGAAGCATTGATCAAAGATCTGCTCGATATGATGCAGAAGTACCGCGCAGACTATACGAATACTTTTGTAGCGCTAACGTTTGATAAACACGAAGATACGGCAATGTTCAGCAGTCCGGAATTTGTGCTGTGGCAGGAGTCTTGGCAGGCAAGACTAGAGCGGCAGCAGGAATCCCGAGCTGCTGCACAGCAATTGATGCGCAGCAGCAATCCTGCTATTATTCCACGGAATCACCGAGTGGAGGAAGCTCTGGAAGCCGCGGCAGAACATGGGGACATAAGCGTGATGGAGCAGCTTCTTGAAGCACTTTCGAGCCCCTACGCGCACACGCCCGAACAAGCGGAGTACGCAATGCCTACGCGATCAACCCAGCCGTATCGAACTTATTGCGGAACTTGA
- a CDS encoding extracellular solute-binding protein produces MKKEWKVLTVSVMSLVLLAGCAGTPNAGPAKQTDSPSSTANTLDWNKTSDPSLKGQEINVLWAVSKGAESPRVDMVKKFTEKTGIKVNIMGVDYNSLYSKITISALSNSTDLDVVEMDTIWAGQFFQGNLAEDLTNVIPKDVQSQFTSSSLGSVTYNGHLVAMPWYSGTKHLYWNKELLAKAGIDHAPKTYDEFREASKKLTANGVYGSGWSWKQSEALITDYVSLAYAFGGQFFDSSGKPSFNKGGGLDALKYMVDILNKDKTVDPASLQWSESDVTRAFSAGKLAMISAWEGHYPDLNDPTKSSVVDKTDVGLMPGQGSVVSSAVTGSEGLALMKNSKHKQASLAFLKWIGEREYQLDEFKIEGQYPTLQSLYKDPELLAADSTKTIGKISEQFNYGHDRPNAPGYVNWSDILAAELHQALLGQKTPEAALNDAAQKVEKAIAESGK; encoded by the coding sequence ATGAAGAAGGAATGGAAAGTGTTAACGGTGTCTGTGATGAGTTTGGTATTGCTTGCTGGATGTGCGGGAACGCCGAATGCGGGTCCTGCCAAACAAACAGATAGTCCAAGCAGCACGGCCAATACGTTGGATTGGAATAAAACAAGCGATCCTTCGCTAAAAGGGCAAGAAATTAACGTTCTGTGGGCTGTTTCCAAAGGTGCGGAAAGTCCACGTGTTGATATGGTGAAGAAATTTACAGAGAAGACCGGAATCAAAGTAAATATTATGGGCGTAGATTATAACTCCTTATATTCCAAAATAACGATATCCGCGTTGTCCAATTCAACAGATCTGGATGTTGTTGAGATGGATACGATTTGGGCGGGACAATTTTTCCAAGGCAATTTGGCAGAGGATTTGACGAATGTCATTCCTAAGGATGTTCAGAGTCAATTTACCTCCTCATCGCTTGGATCTGTTACTTATAATGGTCATTTAGTCGCTATGCCTTGGTATTCAGGAACGAAGCATTTGTATTGGAACAAAGAGCTTTTGGCCAAAGCGGGCATTGATCATGCGCCGAAAACGTACGATGAATTCCGTGAAGCTTCCAAGAAATTGACGGCAAACGGTGTCTATGGTTCGGGTTGGTCATGGAAGCAGTCCGAAGCTCTAATTACGGATTATGTAAGCTTGGCTTATGCCTTCGGCGGACAATTCTTCGATAGCAGCGGCAAGCCATCTTTCAATAAAGGCGGCGGTTTGGATGCATTGAAATACATGGTTGATATTCTGAACAAGGATAAAACGGTAGACCCAGCGAGTCTGCAATGGTCCGAGTCCGATGTAACACGCGCTTTCTCAGCAGGCAAACTAGCGATGATTAGTGCTTGGGAAGGCCACTACCCAGATCTGAATGATCCGACGAAATCCAGTGTCGTAGACAAGACGGATGTCGGTTTAATGCCTGGGCAGGGAAGCGTTGTTTCCTCAGCCGTTACGGGTTCAGAAGGCTTGGCTTTAATGAAGAACAGTAAACATAAGCAAGCTTCTCTAGCTTTCCTGAAATGGATAGGCGAAAGGGAATACCAGTTGGATGAGTTCAAGATCGAAGGTCAGTATCCAACTTTGCAAAGCTTGTACAAAGATCCTGAGTTGTTAGCGGCGGATTCGACGAAGACGATCGGGAAAATTTCTGAACAATTCAACTACGGTCATGACCGTCCGAATGCGCCAGGTTATGTGAACTGGTCTGATATTTTGGCAGCTGAACTGCATCAAGCGCTGCTTGGTCAGAAGACGCCAGAAGCAGCTTTGAATGACGCCGCACAAAAAGTAGAAAAAGCAATTGCTGAATCTGGAAAATGA
- a CDS encoding GntR family transcriptional regulator has translation MDIKKEGVALYHTVKEKLHEMIEEGKYLPGQQFPTESDLCEKFSVSRTTIRLALNQLKLEGHIYQVQGKGTFVSMPKLEQSVAPYRSFKDHLQGRGQQLESKVLEFTVISADKRLAKTLQIAEQDAVFRIERIRYADEIPLLFSITYIPWKITPGLTKEECSGSLYALIKDKFSIQLSHCMESMEPILIDEAISKHLNVPIGAPSFLLNTITYSNSHIPLEYSHEIIRGDRAKFTFERKL, from the coding sequence ATGGATATCAAAAAAGAAGGCGTAGCGCTTTATCATACAGTAAAAGAAAAGCTTCATGAAATGATCGAAGAAGGCAAATATTTGCCAGGACAGCAATTTCCCACGGAATCTGACTTGTGCGAAAAGTTTAGCGTCAGCCGAACGACAATCCGCTTAGCCTTAAATCAGCTCAAATTAGAGGGCCATATTTATCAGGTCCAAGGAAAGGGCACTTTCGTATCTATGCCTAAGCTGGAACAATCGGTAGCCCCTTACCGCAGCTTCAAAGATCATCTCCAGGGGCGCGGACAACAACTCGAGAGCAAAGTCCTTGAATTTACGGTCATTTCCGCAGACAAACGATTAGCCAAAACGCTGCAAATTGCTGAGCAGGATGCCGTTTTTCGCATAGAAAGAATCCGCTATGCGGATGAAATCCCATTGCTATTTTCGATTACCTATATTCCTTGGAAAATAACCCCAGGCCTGACGAAGGAGGAGTGTTCTGGCTCCCTCTACGCGCTAATAAAAGACAAATTTTCAATCCAGCTCTCGCATTGCATGGAATCCATGGAACCAATCTTAATTGATGAAGCCATCAGCAAGCACCTGAATGTTCCTATCGGGGCGCCAAGCTTTCTCCTTAATACGATCACTTATTCCAATAGCCATATACCTTTAGAATATTCACACGAGATCATTAGAGGCGATCGCGCCAAATTTACCTTCGAACGCAAACTATAA